The Staphylococcus simiae genome includes the window TAGCAAAGCAAAATGGTAAATCACAGGATTTTTATGCAAAGAGGATTTCGGATGGATTAGCAAAAATAACCAGATTGATTATAGAAGAATCAGAGTATCATATAGGCGGTTGCTTCTCAAGTGGGGGTGATGTTACTGCTTCATTATGTGCTATTGGTAAAACTGAAGGTATTGAGTTAAAAGATGAAGTGCTACCTTTAATATCATATGGTGTATTTTTGGGAGGGTATTTTGAAGGTTTACCGATTATTACCAAAGGCGGTACAGCAGGAGAAGTTGATGCTGTTTATACTGCAGTTAAATATTTAGAAAATAAATTTTAAAGGAGTTTTTTAAATGAATAACAGACAAATTATTGCAATTCCAATGGGAGACGCAGCAGGTATAGGTCCAGAGATTTCTATTAAGTCACTAGTCAATAAAGAAATTTATGATGTATGTAAACCGTTAATGGTAGGTGATATGGAAGTACTACAGAAAGCAGCAAAAATAGTTAATGCTAATGTTAAGTTTAATAAGGTGAATAGTCCGGAAGATGGCATTTATGAATACGGTACAATAGATGTCATTGACTTAGATAATATAGATGCGGAAAATTTAGAATATGGTAAAGTTTCTGCAGAATGTGGCCAAGCAGCGTTCGAATATATTAAAAAATCTGTAGAGTTAGCAATGGACAAAAAGGTTAGCGCAATTGCAACGACTCCAATTAATAAAGAATCATTAAAGGCGGCTAAAGTACCTTATATTGGTCATACAGAAATGTTAGAGGAACTTTCAAATTCTAAAGATCCTTTAACTATGTTCCAAGTTAGAGGTATGAGAATATTCTTCCTTACACGCCATTTATCATTAAAAGATGCTATAGACCAAATGACAAAAGAAAGAGTGCACGACTACTTAATACGTTGTGACAAGGCTTTAGAAAGACTAGGTGTAAAGGAACGTAAATTTGCTGTTGCAGGTTTAAATCCTCATAGCGGCGAAGGTGGTTTATTTGGAATGGAAGAAGTAGATGAAATTAAACCTGGTATTGAGTTAGCAACTAATGATGGTATTAACGCAGTTGGACCAGTTCCAGCAGACTCTGTATTTTTCCAAGCTTTGAATGGAAAATATGATGCAGTATTATCCTTATATCATGATCAAGGACACATAGCAGCAAAAATGACAGATTTTCATATGACTGTATCGATTACAAATGGATTACCTTTCTTAAGAACATCAGTTGACCATGGTACTGCATTTGATATAGCTGGAAAAAATATTGCAGAAAGTATAAGTATGGAAGAATGTATTAAAGTAGCAGCTGAGTATGCCGAAAGCTTTGTAAACAGTCAATAAAACTAAAAGTGAAGAGCCTGGGACATTAAGTTCTTGGTGAAAGTAAAAAAGACAATTTCTATTGAAAATTGATAGAAATTGTCTTTTTCATTATTAATTTTGAAATAAACAGCTCCTTGAGCTGCTAGCTTCCTTATGTTAACTGCCATTAATACAAATCCAAGTTCACGTTTAACCTTATCGAGTCCTCGAACTGACATTCGAGTGAACCCCAAAATAGCCTTCGTGAATCCAAAAACAGGTTCTACGTCAATTTTTCTTTGACTATAGATTTTTTTCGTTTCTGGCTCAGAAAGCTTTTGATTTACTTGAGATTTAAAATACTCCCAATTATAATTCTTCATTATTTTTTTATTTGTTTTTGACTTTGATTTCATACATTGATGTTTGAGTGGACAATCTGTACAATCATCACATTCATATAATTTAAAATCTCTTTTGAATCCATATTTATCATTACGATAAGCATATCGTTTAAATCCTAATCGTTTTTGATTTGGACAAATAAATTCATCGTTGATTTCATCATAATCCCAGTTCTGAGTATTAAAAATGTCACTTTTAAATTTTTTAGTTTTATCTTTAATAAACATTCCATATGTAATCAATGGTGTTCTATTAAAATCATCGATAATA containing:
- the pdxA gene encoding 4-hydroxythreonine-4-phosphate dehydrogenase PdxA — protein: MNNRQIIAIPMGDAAGIGPEISIKSLVNKEIYDVCKPLMVGDMEVLQKAAKIVNANVKFNKVNSPEDGIYEYGTIDVIDLDNIDAENLEYGKVSAECGQAAFEYIKKSVELAMDKKVSAIATTPINKESLKAAKVPYIGHTEMLEELSNSKDPLTMFQVRGMRIFFLTRHLSLKDAIDQMTKERVHDYLIRCDKALERLGVKERKFAVAGLNPHSGEGGLFGMEEVDEIKPGIELATNDGINAVGPVPADSVFFQALNGKYDAVLSLYHDQGHIAAKMTDFHMTVSITNGLPFLRTSVDHGTAFDIAGKNIAESISMEECIKVAAEYAESFVNSQ